A window of the Podarcis raffonei isolate rPodRaf1 chromosome 4, rPodRaf1.pri, whole genome shotgun sequence genome harbors these coding sequences:
- the LOC128412562 gene encoding small integral membrane protein 4-like, with product MLVKHKIKLLLNMVPGKQRFGVYRFLPFFFILGGAMEWFMIRVRIGKETFYDVYCRKRSERQHEQNLEGR from the coding sequence ATGCTTgtcaaacataaaataaaactacTCTTGAACATGGTGCCTGGAAAGCAACGCTTTGGAGTATATagatttctccctttcttttttatcCTTGGAGGTGCTATGGAATGGTTTATGATCAGAGTCCGAATTGGGAAAGAGACTTTTTATGACGTTTACTGTAGAAAAAGGTCTGAGAGACAGCATGAGCAAAATTTGGAAGGAAGATGA